The DNA region GGTGCATACGCTGTCGGCGCTGGTGAGCGAAGCACTGCGCGCGAACCCATATTGCGGCGACGTCTTCGTGTTCCGCAGCAAGCGCATGGACAGAGTGAAGCTTCTGGCGTGGGACGGCAGCGGCATGGTGTTGGTAACGAAGTGGTTGCACCAGGGGCGTTTCACCTGGCCGCCGATCCGCGACGGCGTTGTGCATCTCAGTGCGACGCAGCTTGCGATGCTACTCGACGGGCTCGAGTGGACGCGTGTGTCGCCCAAGCCTGTGAAGCAGCCGGCCATTGTCGGCTGAGAAGTGAGGATTTCACTGGAGCATGGGTCGCACGGATGTATCGTCTGGTCATGGCGATTCGCCCCGACACTCTCCCGACCGATCCGGCAGCTCTGACCGAGATGGTGCTCGCGCTTGACGCTGAGAACGAGACGCTGCGCGTAGCAATGCAAACGTTCAAGGACATGATCTTCGGGAAGCGCTCGGAGCGGCTTGCCGCGCTCGTGGCCGAGCAGCTCGCGCTTGAGCTTGGCGATCTTGAGACCGACGTCACGCCGCCTGCAGCTGCCAACGACGATGCAGCTGCGGCAAAGCCGCCCGGCAAGCCACTGCGGAAGAAGGCGCGCCGCAACATCGGCGCGCTTCCAAAGCACCTGCCGCGCTGTGAGCATGTGCTGGAGCCGGAGGCGACCGCATGCCCGTGTTGCCAGGGCCAGCTTCACAAGATCGGCGAGGACGTCAGCGAGGTGCTGGACATCATCCCGGCGATCCTGCGGGTGCTGCGGACGGTCCGTCCCAAGTACGGCTGCCGCCGCTGCACCGATGGTGTGATCCAGGCGAAGGTGCTGCCGCGCCTGATCGAGAGCGGCATGGCTTCGACCGCACTCGTGAGCCACGTGGTAGTCTCGAAGTTCGCCTGGTATCTGCCGCTGTACCGACAGGTGCAAATTCTGGC from Bradyrhizobium sp. B124 includes:
- the tnpB gene encoding IS66 family insertion sequence element accessory protein TnpB (TnpB, as the term is used for proteins encoded by IS66 family insertion elements, is considered an accessory protein, since TnpC, encoded by a neighboring gene, is a DDE family transposase.) → MIALRSDLKVVLAAQPVDFRKSVHTLSALVSEALRANPYCGDVFVFRSKRMDRVKLLAWDGSGMVLVTKWLHQGRFTWPPIRDGVVHLSATQLAMLLDGLEWTRVSPKPVKQPAIVG